A region of the Montipora foliosa isolate CH-2021 chromosome 8, ASM3666993v2, whole genome shotgun sequence genome:
ATTCATCTGTGTACTTAGCGAGTGGCCATTAAAGTAGAAAACTCCTCGTCATTGTGTCCGTCTTTTTTATTCCAAAACCTCCCTTATCGTTACAGTAAATAGAATTTTAATACCCCAAAGCAGTTATTACCAAAAGAAAGACCTTTATTTCTATTGCTGATTGTGCTATAATGATCATACAGGTGTAATTTTATTTACATCTTTTAAATATTCACTTTGAAAATCATCGTTACTTACTCTAAAGACATTGTTAAAGTATTGTCCTGTTAGCAGTATTTATTCTAAGATTTTGAGCAGAGTTCTCTCACAACATCATTGCAATCCTGTTTAAGTTCTTGTGCAATGGTGTGCAGCTGGGTTTTAAGGGCTTCGTCCAGTTCAATATCGTCTACAATTTTCCATGAACCTTGGAGAAACTTTACTGGGACAGAAAACACTATGTCCTGTGGGAGATCATACCATCCCTCGGAGAAAACCCCCAGGGAGAAGATATCGGATGTTGTACCCTGCCACATATCATGAAGCTGGGACAACACAGCAAAACTTCCTGATATTAAAGGGATAGTCTCAGGATTCTTGATATTCTCAAGTGGCTGTCTCAAAATTTCCAAAAACTCTCCTGTAATCCATTTATTGTCATGTACCATTTCTGGAACTGGGCGTGTAAACCCTAGAATGTGAGGGCCCCATATAGCTCCATCATAGCCATGGACCCTTGAATTTCTAGGATCAGCGACAGTATTTATACCTATATTACCCCATATAATAACATCCCTTAGACCTGCTGTATTCACATTAAGTTTTTTGGCTAACAATCCCTTCGCCCTGTTTTCCTGAAGGCGAGCCAGGGCGCATATATTCTTTTTGGGTATCGAGGGGGCAAACTTACTCGTAACGAAAGCGTTCACACTTAAGGGACCTCTTCCCCCAATTAACACCTTCACATCCTTTTTTGCATACTGTTCAAGTGCCTGTCCATGAGCTTTGAAAATCCTAGCGTTAGACAGCAGctgctctttcttttcttccccaTCTATAAGTGGTTCACCATCAAGGAGAACGACAATACTGGCCTCCTTAAAGGCGACGGCTGACTCAGGCGTACAAATGACTTCGCGTAAGAGAGGCCAAGAACAATCTTGAATCTCCATAGCAGTCCCTCGGAGAATCTCTTGGTTGTCAGCCGTGTCTAGCAAATAAATGCTTATCTCTTGATCGATTCCAAAGACTTCTCCTTGGGCCAAATATCCTAACACACCATAGGCAAGGGAGTTCGACGCACCACTAACACAAACTCTCAGAGGGGAGATCCGGCCTTTCCTCTGCTCTTCTTCGGCATCGATCTCCAtctttgtttgaaaattttccttggcaATGTTGGATAGTTCATCGCTCATCTTCACGGAAGTGATACCGTAATAACCTTTTACCATTTCTAAGAAGTCATCGCAGCCACCAAGAAGGACTCCAGCGCCACCCCGATCGACAAGCTCGCGCCAAACAAGCGGAGAACCATTATGTTTCCAACCTTTCTGGTG
Encoded here:
- the LOC138013198 gene encoding putative malate dehydrogenase 1B, which encodes MAKYVIAGKSNCPFYAKAELLADELVLNLPDFKIHKIVKQPAEWDDWLQETCHQKGWKHNGSPLVWRELVDRGGAGVLLGGCDDFLEMVKGYYGITSVKMSDELSNIAKENFQTKMEIDAEEEQRKGRISPLRVCVSGASNSLAYGVLGYLAQGEVFGIDQEISIYLLDTADNQEILRGTAMEIQDCSWPLLREVICTPESAVAFKEASIVVLLDGEPLIDGEEKKEQLLSNARIFKAHGQALEQYAKKDVKVLIGGRGPLSVNAFVTSKFAPSIPKKNICALARLQENRAKGLLAKKLNVNTAGLRDVIIWGNIGINTVADPRNSRVHGYDGAIWGPHILGFTRPVPEMVHDNKWITGEFLEILRQPLENIKNPETIPLISGSFAVLSQLHDMWQGTTSDIFSLGVFSEGWYDLPQDIVFSVPVKFLQGSWKIVDDIELDEALKTQLHTIAQELKQDCNDVVRELCSKS